A window of Roseateles sp. XES5 genomic DNA:
CGCCAGTATCACGAACTCGGCCTTCGCCCCGTCGTCGCCTCGGAAATGGAATTCTATCTGATCGACGCCGAGCCCGACCATGCCGAGCCGCCAATCTCGCCCTATACCGGCAAGCGTCTCGATTCCGACGCCATCCTTTCCATCGACGAGCTGGACGATTTCGGCCAGTTCTTCTCCGACGTCTATGCGGAATGCGAGCGGCAGAACGTGCCGGCGGATTCGGCCGTCGCCGAAAACGGCATCGGCCAGTTCGAAATCAACCTGATGCATTCCGACGATCCGTTGAAGGCCGCCGACGACGCGCTGTTCTTCAAGCGCATCATCAAGGGCGTCGCGCGCAAACACGGCTTTGCCGCCACCTTCATGGCCAAGCCCTACGGCATGCGCTCGGGCAGCGGCATGCACATGCATTTCAGCGTGATCGACGAGGACGGCAACAATGTCTTCGACGACGGCACGCCCGAGGGATCGGCCATCATGAAGCATGCCGTGGCCGGCCTGACGCGCGGCATGGCGGAATCGACCCTGCTCTTCGCCCCGCACTACAATTCCTACCGGCGCCTGCGTCCCGATACGCACGCTCCGACCTCGATCTCCTGGGGCTACGAGAACCGCACGGCCGCCATCCGCATCCCCGGCGGCAACAACAAGGCCCGGCGCATCGAACACCGCGTCGCCGGTGCCGACGCCAACCCCTATCTCGTCATGGCCGCCATTCTCGGCGCTGCTCTCGTTGGTATCCGCAACAAATGGGAGCCGCCGGCGCCGGTCTCGGGCCGCGCCTATCTCTCGCAGCTGCCGCGCATTCCCAGTGAATGGGGCTCTGCCGTCACCGCCTTCGAGAACGGTTCGATCGTCTCGGAAATCTTCGATGCGGATCTCCGCTCCATGCTGATCGCCTGCAAGCGGCAGGAAATCGCCGGCTTCGCCGAACAGGTGACCGACTTCGAGTTCAGCGCCTACCTGGAAATCGTCTGATGGCCAACAAAGATTCCTATGCCGGCAACGGCGCCTATCCCGACAGCTACTATGCTGCTTCCCGCAACATCGTCCGCACGCCGAAGGTGCTGGAAGGCGCCGTGACGGCCGACGTCGCCGTGCTCGGCGCCGGCTATTCCGGCCTTTCCACCGCCATCCACCTTGCCGAAAAGGGCTACAAGGTCGTGATGGTCGAGGGTGCCGGCATCGGCTGGGGGGCCTCCGGGCGCAATGGCGGCCAGGTCGTCAACGGCCTCAATGCCAGCCTCGACACGATCAAGCGCCGCTACGGCGATCAGGCCGGCGCCTTCGTCGGCAGTCTGGTGCAGGAAGGCGGCAAGATCATCCGCCGCCTCGTCTCGCAATACGACATCGACTGCGACCTGAAGAACGGCAACATCTACGCCGCCTATACGCCCGCCCACATGAAGGAGCTGGAGCACAAGAAGGCGCTGTGGAAGAGCTACGGCATGGACGACCACCAGATGCTGGACAAGGCGGCCATCCAGAAGCTGGTAAAGACCGATGCCTATGTCGGCGGCATGCTGGACACGACCGGCGGCCACATGCATCCGCTCAACCTGACCCTCGGCGAGGCCAAGGCGTTGGAATCGCTCGGCGGCGTGATCTACGAGCAGTCGCCCGTCATCCGCGTCGAACACGAGGCCGACAAGCCCGTCATCCATACCGCCAAAGGCAGCGTGACGGCGAACACCGCGGTGCTCTGCGGCAACGCCTATCTCGGCCATGTCGTGCCGAAGCTCGTCTCGCGCGTCATGCCGGTTTCGACCCAGATGGTCGCCACCGAGCCGCTCGGCGATCGCGCCGACGCGCTGATCCCGAGCGACATGTGCGTGGAGGACGTGCGCTACATCCTCGACTACTTCCGCCTGTCGGCCGACAAGCGCATGATCTTCGGCGGCGGCACCGTCTATGGCGGCACGGACCCCGCGGACGTGCGCGCCAAGATCCGGCCGAACCTCGAAAAGGTCTTCCCGTCGCTGAAGGGCGTGAAGATCGACTATGCCTGGAGCGGTAACTTCGCCCTTTCCTTCTCGCGCGTGCCGCAGATGGGCAAGATCGGCAAGAACACCTATTTCGCCCATGGCTACAGCGGCCATGGCGTCACCGGTTCGCATCTCTTCGGCAAGATCCTCAGCGAAGCGATCCACGGCGACCTGTCGCGCTTCAGCCAGTTCGAGAAGCTCCCCTGGATTCCCTTCCCGGGCGGACGCATGTTCCGCGCCCAGTATTCGACCATCGGTTCCTGGTGGTACCAGTTCAAGGACGCCTTCGGTCTCTGAGAGGGCCTGTACGCAACATGGAAAAAGCCCGGATGCTGTCAGCATCCGGGCTTTTTCCATTCAGACGGCCTTACGCTCAATGGCAGACCTTGATGCGCTTGACGACGACATTGCCGTAGTAGTCGTAGGACTTGATCTTCTTGATGAAGCAGGTCGGCTGGTAGTCGTAGCTGTAGTAGCCGGCCTGCGAGGGAGCGGCGAAGGAAAGGGCGGCGACGACAGCGATGGTGGCGGAAACGATGATCTTGCGCATGGGTCTCTCCTGATCTCTTGAAGGATGAGCCTCTCTCATCCGGTGATCAGAAGGTCTCACATCGGCCCTTCCGCCGCTGTTCCAAAGGGAACAGGCCTCTTGCGCGCCGCGCAAAGCGGGATTATGCCTTGCCTTGCTCTAACGGGGTGCTCGCGGGTTTCGACCTGCCGGGCTGAGAGGCGCAACGCCAACCCGAAGAACCTGATCCGGTTAGCACCGGCGGAGGGATTAGACGGCTCATTCCAGCGCCCTATTCCCGTTTGTGACCAGACAAGGAGGCGCTGATGCGCACGGCATTTCTTTCTTCCATCGCGGCGCTTGCCGTATCCATCGCCTTTCCCGCCTTCGCGCAGGAAAAGACGCTGACCGTCTATACCTATGAAAGCTTCGTCTCCGAATGGGGCCCGGGGCCGAAGGTCAAGGAAAGCTTCGAGAAGACCTGCGGCTGCAAGGTCGAGTGGGTCGGCGTCGCCGACGGCGTGGAGCTCCTGACGCGTCTCAAGCTCGAAGGGGAAGGCACTAAGGCCGACGTCGTGCTCGGCCTCGACACCAATCTCATCGCCGAGGCCAAGGCGACAGGCCTTTTCGAGGCCCATGGCCTCAAGCCGGAAGGCCTGGCGGTGCCGGGCGGTTTTTCCGACGATACGTTCCTGCCCTATGACTACGGACACTTCGCCATCGTCTATGACAGCGAGACGCTGAAGACGCCGCCGGCAAGCCTGAAGGAACTGGTCGAGGGCGATGCTTCCCAGAAGATCGTCATCGAGGATCCGCGCACCTCCACGCCCGGCCTCGGCCTGCTGCTCTGGGTGAAGTCGGTCTATGGCGACAAGTCCGGGGAAGCCTGGGCCAAGCTCAAGGACCGCGTGCTGACCGTCACGCCCGGCTGGTCGGAAGCCTATGGCCTCTTCACCAAGGGCGAAGCGCCGATGGTGCTGTCCTACACGACCTCGCCGGCCTATCACGTCATCGCGGAAAAGACCGAGCGGTACAAGGCGGCCGCGTTCTCCGAGGGGCACTATGTCCAGATCGAGGTCGCGGGCCTCACGCGCACCTCTCATGACAAGGACCTTGCCCGCCAGTTCCTGACCTTCATGACGGGGCCGGATTTCCAGTCGATCATCCCGGAAACCAACTGGATGATGCCGGCCGCCAAGACCCGCGATCCGCTGCCGGCCGCCTTCGACGCGCTGGTGAAGCCCGAAAAGACCTTCCTCATGTCGTCGGACGAGGTGGCGGCCAACCGCAAGGCCTGGATCGACGAATGGCTCGGCGCGATGAGCGCCAAGTAACGGGATCGCCACGATGATCTTCGCTCGGGCCGAGCGGACGGGATTGCGCGTCGCCGGGGGTCTTGCCCTCGGCGGCGTTCTTCTCTTCGTCGGCGTGGCGACGGCTCTCCTGCTTGGTCATGCGGGCGGCAGCGCCGCCCCGCTCTTCGACGCCTATATCGGGCGCGTCGCGCAGTTCACGCTTCTGCAGGCGGTGCTTTCGACGCTGCTGTCCCTTTCCCTCGCCATTCCCGTCGCCCGCGCGCTGGCGCGGCAGCGCGCCTTTCCCGGCCGCGTCTGGATCATCCGGCTTTCCGTCGTTCCCCTCGGCCTGCCGGCGCTGGTGGCGGCGCTCGGCGTGATCGAGATCTGGGGGCGGCAGGGCTTCGTCAACGACCTGCTGCGCCTTGCCGGATTGCAGAACCCGGTCAGCGTCTATGGGCTGACGGGTATTCTCATCGCCCATGTCTTCTTCAACCTGCCGCTCGCTGCCCGCTTCCTGCTGGCCGCGCTTGACCGCATTCCGCCGGAATACTGGCTCTCCTCCGCCAATCTCGGCATGGGCAGCGGCGCGGTCTTCCGCCTGATCGAATGGCCGGTCATCCGCCGCGTCCTGCCGGGCATTGCCGGCCTCGTCTTCATGCTCTGCGCGACGAGTTTCACCATCGTGCTGACGCTGGGCGGCGGACCGGCGGCGACGACCATCGAGGTCGCCATCTACCAGGCACTGCGCTTCGATTTCGATCCCGAGCGGGCAGTGCTGCTCGCCTTCCTGCAGATCGCGGTGACGGCAAGCCTTCTCTGGGTCATATCGCTGTTCGACCGGCCGCCGGAGGAGGGCATGACCGCCGGCCGCGCCATTCGCCGCTTCGACGGCCACCGGCGCCGCCTCGCCGACGGTTTGATCATCCTCGTCTTCACCGTCTTCACGGCCGCGCCGCTCGTTGCGACGCTCCTGTCCGGCCTTGCCGCCGATTTCGGCAAGCTCGCGACCGATCCGCTGCTGCACCGGGCGTTTCTCACCAGCCTTCTCATCTCGCTCGCCTCGGCGAGCCTCAGCCTTGCCATCGCGCTGCCGGTGGTGCTGGTGCCGCGGCTGGCCGAGGCTGGCGATGCCGGTGCCGCAACCCGGCTGATGGGCCGGGCGCTGCCGGCCGTCGGTTCGCTGATCCTGCTCGTGCCGCCGGTCGTCGTGGCGACCGGCTGGTTCCTGGCTCTGCGGGCCTTCGGCGAGACGGGGCGCTTTGCGCCGGCGGTCGTCACCGTGCTCAACGCCCTGATGGCGCTGCCCTTCGTCGTGCGCGTGCTGGAGCCCGCCTATCGCACGCACCTTTCGCGCACCGCGCGCCTTGCGCTCAGTCTCGGCATCACCGGCATCCGGCGCTTCCTGCGGATCGACTGGCCCGCACTGAAGAAACCCTTCCTCACCGCCTTCGCCTTCGCCATGGCCCTGTCGCTCGGCGATCTCGGCGCCGTCGCCATTTTCGGCGCGGACGGTTTCGTCACCCTGCCCTGGCTGCTCTTCTCCCGCATGGCGAGCTATCGCACGGCGGATGCGGCGGGCATCGCGCTGATCCTCGGCGTGTTATGCCTTCTGCTCACGCTGCCCTCGACCGCGCCGGAGCGCACAACCGAAAGACCCGGCCCCGATGCCTGATACCGCCATTCGCCTTGCCGACGTCACCGTGCGCTTTGCGGAAAAGCGGCTTGCCTTCGACTGCGCCATTCCGGCCGGAGCGGCCGTTGCCGTCGCCGGTCCCTCGGGCGCGGGCAAGTCGACCCTCTTCAACGTCATCGCGGGTTTTGAAAAGCCGGAAAGCGGCAGCGTCATGCTGCTCGGCGAGGACATGGCCGGGCGGGATCCGGCGGAGCGGCCCGTCTCCATCGTCTTTCAGGACAACAATCTCTTCGCCCATCTTTCCATCGCCGACAATGTCGGGCTCGGTATCGATCCGGGCCTGAAGCTCGATTCCGCTGCCCGGCAACGGGTGTTTGCCGCCCTGGCGCGCGTCGGTCTCGGCGGCTACGAGCGGCGCCTGCCGGGCTCGCTCTCCGGCGGCGAGCGACAGCGGGTGGCGCTTGCCCGCGCGCTGGTGCGCCGGCGGCCGATCCTGCTCCTGGACGAGCCCTTCGCCGCGCTCGATCCGGCCATGCGGGCGGAGATGGCCGGACTCCTTCTGGAGCTTCGCACTGAGACGAAAAGCACCATGCTCTTCATCACGCACCAGCCGGAGGATATCCGCCGGCTTGCCGAACGGGTGATCTTCCTTGAGGCTGGCGCCATCGTCGTCGACGCGCCCGCCCGCGACTTCCTCTCGCGCCGGGATCCACCTGCTGTTGCAAAATTCCTCGGCCATTCCGCGCTTTAGCGGGAGAAACCCCATGTTCGAGCCGGTCGCCGCGCCACAATTTGGTCGCCCCCCTGTGTCACCGGAGCCACATGAGAACCGTTTGTCGAATCGGGAGTTGCCCGCCGGGTATGGCGCGTCTATCTCATCCGTTCGAAGACCCGGTTCAGGGGCATGGGCAAGAGACATGGCGAAAGCGACGCAGGCAGCTGCAATGGTATCCGGACGCGGGGTCGCAAGGCCTGCCGTGGCCTTGATGCTTGCCGGCACGCTGCTTGCCGGCTGCCAGTCGATCATCGAGCAGACCTACGAGCCGACGATCTCGCCGTCCTCGAACCCGCAGATCGTCGACGAGGTGCAGAAGAACGACCCGCGCGCCCAGATGGGCGCCCGCGAGCATCCGCGCATCGTGGCGAGCTATGGCGGCGAGTACAAGGACGCCAAGACCGAGCGGCTCGTTGCGCGCATCACCGGCGCGCTGACAGCGGTTTCGGAGAACCCGAACCAGTCCTACCGCATCACCATCCTCAATTCGCCTGCCATCAACGCCTTTGCGCTGCCGGGCGGCTATCTCTACGTCACGCGCGGCCTGCTGGCGCTTGCCAACGATGCCTCGGAAGTGGCCGCCGTTCTGTCGCATGAAATGGCGCACGTCACCGCCAACCACGGCATCGAACGGCAGAAGAAGGAAGAGGCGGAAGTCATCGCCAGCCGCGTGGTGGCCGAGGTCCTGTCCAGCAACATCGCCGGCAAGCAGGCGCTGGCGCGCGGAAAGCTGCGGCTCGCCGCCTTCTCGCGCAACCAGGAACTCCAGGCCGACGTCATCGGCGTGCGCATGCTGGGCGAGGCGGGCTATGATCCCTATGCCGCCGCGCGCTTCCTCGATTCCATGGCGGCCTATGCGCGCTTTTCCGCTGTCGATCCCGACGCCGACCAGAGCCTCGACTTCCTGTCGAGCCATCCGAACGCGCCGCAGCGCGTGGAACTGGCGCGCCTGCACGCGCGCGCCTTCGGCGCGGAAGGCACGATCGGCGACCGTGGCCGCGACTACTATCTCGCCGGCATCGACGGCCTGCTCTATGGCGATGCGCCGGAGGAAGGCTATGTGCGCGGGCAGACCTTCCTGCACGGCAAGCTCGGTATCCGCTTCGACGTGCCGGCCGGCTTCCAGATCGACAACAAGGCCGACGCGGTTCTGGCGACCGGCCCCGGCGATGTTGCGATCCGTTTCGACGGCGTTGCCGACAGCCGTGGCCAGGATCTGGTGAACTACATTTCCAGCGGTTGGGTGACGGGCCTGAAGCCCGAGACGATCCAGCCCGTCTCGATCAACGGCCTGCAGGGCGCCACCGCCAAGGCAGCGGCCGATCGTTGGGAATTCGACGTCACGGTCGTTCGCATCGACAACCAGATCTACCGCTTCCTGACGGCCGTTCCGGCCGGCTCGAAGGCGCTCGAACCGACCGCCGCGATCCTCAAGGCCTCTTTCCGCAAGCTGACGTCTGAAGAAGTCGCCTCATTGAAGCCGTTGCGCGTGCGGGTCATCACCGCGCGGCCGGGCGATACCGTCGCCTCGCTCGCCGGGCGCATGATGGGCACGGACAGGAAGCTCGATCTCTTCCGCCTCATCAATGCCATGTCGGCGACGAGCACGGTGCGGGCGGGCGAGAAGTTCAAGATCATCAGCGAGTGAGGCGACACGGTTGCGGGTCGCCCTTGTGGTGGCCACCGTGTTCCCTTCTTGCCACATCACGCCGGGCTTGATCCGGGTATGGCGCACTTGCCTCTGCGTGTGCAAGAGACGGTCTAACCAGCTTGAATGAAACAGACCACCGCGCGGCCGCGCGGTGGTCTGGTTTGCATAGAGAGATTGGAGGGTCTTATGCGTAGGCGAAATCGGTCGTCTTGCTGAGCAGAACGGCCTTCAGCTTTTCCAGTGCCCGGTTTTCGATCTGTCGCACCCGCTCCTTGGAGATGCCGAGAACGGCGCCGAGCTCTTCCAGCGTTGCACCGTTTTCGGCGAGGCGGCGGGCGCGGATGATCTTCATTTCGCGCTCGTTGAGCTGGCCGAGGGCGGCGTGGAGCCAGTTGTGGCGGCGTTCGCCGTCGATGCTGCCTTCGGCCTGCTCGTCGGGCAGCGGCTCGTCGCTGGGAAGAAAATCGAGGCGGTTGGCGCCGTCGCCTTCCGCTGAGGAGATTGGCGCCTGGAGCGAGACGTCGGAGGCGGAAAGGCGGGCGTCCATGGTGCGTACATCGGCCGTCGATACGCCGAGCGCGGCAGCGATTTCCTGGTGCATGGCCTCGCTGGTGAGATAGGCATCGCCCCGGGCAAGGCGGGCGCGCAGCCGGCGCAGATTGAAGAACAGCGCCTTCTGGGCGGAACTGGTGCCGCCGCGCACGATCGACCAGTTGCGCAGCACATAGTCCTGGATCGAGGCGCGGATCCACCAGCTGGCATAGGTCGAGAAACGCACCTGCCGTTCCGGCTCGAAGCGGGCGGCGGCCTCCAGCAGGCCGATGTAGCCTTCCTGCACGAGGTCGCCGAGCGGCAGGCCGAAATTGCGGAATTTGCCGGCCATGGACACGACGAGGCGCATATGGGCCATGGCGATGCGGTTGCGGGCTTCCTGATCCTTGTTGTCTTTCCAGGCCTGGGCGAGGGCCTGTTCCTCGTCGCGCTGGAGATAGGGGGCTGACATTGCCAGCTTGATCATGCGTCGGTCTGCGGTCGTCGTAGCCATGGCAGGTCTCTCCATGTGAACCGAACCGGCGCAAGACCGGGATGCCTTGCGCCCTGCTGGACGATGACGTTTCAGATGAGCCGATGGATTGCTCGAAAGCGGCTTTCGAGTCAAAACCCCGCGCCGCCCGAAGCCGGTCGTCCTCGCACCTCAAACGGTTGCAGCGCAAAAAAGTTCCAATAAAAAACCCGGCTGTTGCCAGCCGGGCTTTAAATTTCGACGATGTGCCCTAAATCAGGCCGCTTCGTCCTGGGAGTCGTCCTCTTCGATGGCCTTGCCGCGCTTGGGACCCTTGGCAAGGTTGGTTTCGACGAGACGGACAGCTTCGGTTTCCGACATCTTGTTCACGGCGGCGATTTCGCGCGCCATGCGGTCGAGGGCAGCTTCATAGAGCTGGCGCTCGGAATAGGACTGTTCCGGCTGGTTCTCGGCGCGGTAGAGGTCGCGGACCACTTCGGCGATCGAGATCAGGTCGCCGGAATTGATCTTGGCATCGTATTCCTGCGCGCGGCGCGACCACATGGTACGCTTCACGCGGGCCTTGCCCTGGACAACCTTCAGCGCGCGTTCGACGAAATCGGTCTCCGACAGTTTGCGCATGCCGATCGAAACGGCCTTGGCAACCGGCACCTTGAGACGCATCTTGTCCTTTTCAAAATCGATGACAAAAAGCTCGAGCTTCATGCCGGCGACTTCCTGCTCCTCGATGGCAACGATCTGGCCAACGCCATGGGCGGGATAGACGATCGACTCGCCGGTCTTGAAGCCCTGGCGCGTGGAAGATTTCTTCTGCTGGGTCGTCATTCTGTTCAAATACTCCCTGTTACGCTCCCGGCGGGGCCGGGTGGGTCCGGGGACCCGGGAAAGACGGGGGGCACCTTGGGGGGTGTCACCGCTCTGGTCCGTCCGCCATGCGCAAAAAGGTCCCCTGCGACGCGTTCACATTTGAGCAACCGGAGTTGCCTATGGGAGGTGAGCGACGTTGAGGGATCGTTTGCTTTCGTGGTGGTGTTCGGGCACGCAAAATGCCGCGATTTGGATCAGTATCGTGACCCTATCACAAAAAAGTGCCGAAATCAATAATTTGCTTCGCATGGGTCATCAAGCCTGTCCCATCGCCTTTCGGCGGCGCCAGGCTTTTTTCCCCAGTGTTCGCTTGCGGCCGGCGGGAGGCTCAGTCGCCCTGGCCGGGGTTCGGCGAGAAGAACTGCTCGTATTTGCCGTCCACGCCGTCCATTTCCTTGGCTTCCGGCATGGCGTCGCGCTTGACCGTGATGTTCGGCCAGATCGAGGCGAATTCCGCGTTGACCTTCAGCCACTTGTCGAGGCCCGGCTCGGTATCCGGCTTGATCGCCTCGGCGGGACATTCCGGCTCGCAGACGCCGCAGTCGATGCACTCGTCCGGATCGATGGTCAGGAAGTTGGGGCCTTCGCGGAAGCAGTCGACGGGGCAGACGTCGACGCAATCGGTGTACTTGCAGCGGATGCAGGCTTCGGTAACGACGTGGGTCATGCGTCACTCCAGAATAGTCACAAGGCGGGCGGCGGCGGGGCCATCCAGCACCGCAGAACCTGTCACGCGATCAGCTTGCCGGAGAGGAAAAGGACCGCGCACGCGAGGCTGTCCGGTGGCTGAGGTAAAGGCTTTGCGGGCGCTTTGCAAGCGTAATACATGCGCCGCCGGGCGCGGGCGAGGTATAGAATTCTAATCCTCATCCTCGCCGGGAAAACCGGTGAGTCGGTCCGTTTCCCGCCGTTCCCGTTTGGTCGGCCGCCCGGTGCCCCGTTCGCGCGTCGCCTGCGCAAAAAGAGTGCGCTCCTCGCGGGGCGGCGGAGGCGGCGTCATGTCGCTGTAGAGAAGGCGCGCTTCCTCATAGGGGCCGCGGCGTTCGCCGGGCTGAAGCACTTTCACGACCATGTCGTGCCGGTCGAGCGACAGCACGATCACATCGCCGGGCCGCACCATGTGCGAGGACTGGCGGACACTTGCGCCGTTGATGCTGACATCGCCCGCTTCCACCGACTTGGCCGCCAGCGAACGGGACTTGCGCAGCCGCGCGAAGAACAGCCATTTGTCGATGCGCTGTCGCGCCTGACCTGCCGGCTGTTCCTCGTCGCGTGCCATGGACTTACTTCTTCAGCTGCTCCTTGAGCGCTGCGAGCTTGGCGAAGGGTGAATCCGGGTCGATCGGCTTTTCCTTGCGGGGCGGCCGGGCCTCGAACTTTGCCTGCTGCGGCTTGCCGCTGCGCTCGCCGCGGTCCGGGCGGTTGCCGCCCTGCGGCTTTCCGTCGCGGCCCTTGGCCTGATCCGGGCGGCCACGGCCGCCACCGTCGCGACGCTCGCCGCGTTCGCTCCGTTCACCGCGCTCGCCCGAGGGCTGGCCGCGACGATCGCCGCCACGGCGTTCGCCCTGGCCCTGTCGGTCACCCTGACGCTCGCCACCCTGGCGATGACCGCCCTGGCGCTGGTTGTTGTGACGCGAACCCGGACGCCAGAGCAGGACCGGCTTGGCTTCGGCCGGATCGCCTTCGGCGACGGCTTCCGCTGCTGCCGTGGCTTCCGCGACCTCGGCGACCGGCGCCTCGGTGCTTGCCACCGGCGCTTCGCTGTCGTCCGATGCGTCGGCATCGTGCTCATCGGAGGTTTCTGCTGCGGCTTCCGCCGGGGTTTCGGCTGCGGCCGCAGCCGGCGCCTGTGCGGCGAGGAAGGCGGCTGCCTCCTCGGCCTTCACGCTGTCGGCGCGGTAGCCGAGACCCTTCAGGATTTCTTCCATGTCATCCGGCGTCGCGCCGAGGATGGAGAGCATGGCGGTCGTCGCCATGAAGCGGCGGCCGTCATAGGCGCCGTCCGGGCGCGGCGTGCCGGGTTTCCACTGTAGCAGCGGGCGGATGAGATCGGCGAGGCGCTCCAGGATGTCGATGCGCACGGCGCGCTTGCCGAGGAAACGGAAGCCGGCGAGCTTGTAGAAGGCGCGCTCATAGCTCGGATCGGTGACGACGGAGGTGCGACCGGCGGCGAGCACGGGAATGAGGTCGCCATAACCGGGCTTGTCGAGGCCGTCGTTCTTCAGCGCCCAGAGCAGCGTGATCAGCTCGGCCGGGGCCGGCTTCAGCAGCGCGGGCATGAAGATGTGGTAGGCGCCGAAGCGGATGCCGTGCTTGCGCATGGAGGCGCGGGCGTCCTGGTCGAGCGACTTCACGTCGTCGGCGACGTCGCGGCGGAAGAGCACGCCGAGATTTTCCACGAGCTGGAAGGCGAGGCCCTTGGCAAGGCCCTGCAGGTCTTCCGCGCGGGAAAGATCGTCGAGCGGCTTCAGCACGGTCGCGATATGGTGATTGACGAAACGCTCGATGCGGGCGGCGACATGGTCGCGCGCGTTGCCGGTCAGTTGCTCGTCGGAGAGCAGGATGACGCGCGGGCGCATGATATGGTCGGACGCGGCAAGACGGGCGACGGGATCGCCGAGCCAGCGCACCGTGCCGTCGGAGCCGAGCGCGAGATCGGCATTGCCGGCGGCGTGCAGGCGTGCGGCCCGGGCCTCGAACTCCAGCGCAAGCGCCTTCTGCGCGGCGGCCTGCACGGCCTTCGCGTCGGGACCTTCCGTTCCGGAGGCGAGCGTGAACCGGAACCCGGCCAACTGCCCTACGTGATGTCCTTCTACGAAGACATCGCCATTCACACTGATTTCAGCTTCCAGCATCGCATTCTCTCTCAGGCGCTTCATGAGCACAGATGTCCTGCGATCAACAAAGCGTTTCGTCAACCGTTCATGTAGCGCATCGGACAATCGGTCTTCGATTTCCCGCGTCTTTTCCTGCCAGTGTGTCGGATCGGCAAGCCATCCGGGCCGATTCGACACATAGGTCCAAGTCCTTATCTGCGCGATTCGCGCCGAAAGCGTGTCGATTTCGCCATCGGTGCGATCGGCCCGGCGCACCTGGTCCGCCATGAAGTCTTCGTTAACCGTGCCGCGTTTTACGAGGTCCGCATAGAGCGTCGAGATGAGGTCGGCGTGCTGGGCGGGCGTGATGCGGCGATAGTCTGGCAGCGCGCAGGCCTCCCAGAGCTTTTCGACACGCTCGGGCGTGGTGGCGAGGTCGCGGACGTCGGGGTAGCGCGAAAGATGTTCCAGCGCCTGCTGGTCGACGGCCGGCAGCGCCCGCGTCAGGCCGTTGATCGGCGGCGGGGCGTCGAGCGACTGGCGGAGCGCCTGCAGCGAAGCATAGTCGAAGCGCGTCGTGCGCCATTGCAGCACCTTGATGGGATCGAAGTGATGCGTCTCGATGCGCTTCACCAGCTCGTCGTCGAAGGGATCGACCCGGCCCGTCACGCCGAAGGTGCCGTCGCGCAGGTGCCGGCCGGCGCGGCCGGCGATCTGGGCGAGTTCGGCGGGGTTGAGGTTGCGGAACTGGTAGCCGTCGAACTTGCGGTCCTGCGCGAAGGCGACATGGTCGACGTCGAGATTGAGGCCCATGCCGATGGCATCGGTGGCGACGAGATATTCGACGTCGCCTTCCTGGTAGAGCGCGACCTGGGCGTTGCGGGTGCGGGGGCTGAGCGCGCCGAGCACGACGGCAGCCCCGCCGCGCTGACGGCGGATCAGCTCGGCGATGGCGTAGACCTCGTCGGCCGAGAAGGCGACGATGGCGGTGCGCTGCGGCAGGCGGGTGATCTTCTTGGAGCCGGC
This region includes:
- a CDS encoding FAD-binding oxidoreductase, giving the protein MANKDSYAGNGAYPDSYYAASRNIVRTPKVLEGAVTADVAVLGAGYSGLSTAIHLAEKGYKVVMVEGAGIGWGASGRNGGQVVNGLNASLDTIKRRYGDQAGAFVGSLVQEGGKIIRRLVSQYDIDCDLKNGNIYAAYTPAHMKELEHKKALWKSYGMDDHQMLDKAAIQKLVKTDAYVGGMLDTTGGHMHPLNLTLGEAKALESLGGVIYEQSPVIRVEHEADKPVIHTAKGSVTANTAVLCGNAYLGHVVPKLVSRVMPVSTQMVATEPLGDRADALIPSDMCVEDVRYILDYFRLSADKRMIFGGGTVYGGTDPADVRAKIRPNLEKVFPSLKGVKIDYAWSGNFALSFSRVPQMGKIGKNTYFAHGYSGHGVTGSHLFGKILSEAIHGDLSRFSQFEKLPWIPFPGGRMFRAQYSTIGSWWYQFKDAFGL
- the thiB gene encoding thiamine ABC transporter substrate binding subunit, which translates into the protein MRTAFLSSIAALAVSIAFPAFAQEKTLTVYTYESFVSEWGPGPKVKESFEKTCGCKVEWVGVADGVELLTRLKLEGEGTKADVVLGLDTNLIAEAKATGLFEAHGLKPEGLAVPGGFSDDTFLPYDYGHFAIVYDSETLKTPPASLKELVEGDASQKIVIEDPRTSTPGLGLLLWVKSVYGDKSGEAWAKLKDRVLTVTPGWSEAYGLFTKGEAPMVLSYTTSPAYHVIAEKTERYKAAAFSEGHYVQIEVAGLTRTSHDKDLARQFLTFMTGPDFQSIIPETNWMMPAAKTRDPLPAAFDALVKPEKTFLMSSDEVAANRKAWIDEWLGAMSAK
- a CDS encoding glutamine synthetase family protein — protein: MSDESNWLANADGVESIQAVVCDLNGILRGKRVPVGQAEKVLKGGIRMPLSIVGVDVWGEDIVGSSHVFASGDMDGICAATGRGALPISWTLKPSAVVPLWLYKENGDPFLADPRQALAHIVRQYHELGLRPVVASEMEFYLIDAEPDHAEPPISPYTGKRLDSDAILSIDELDDFGQFFSDVYAECERQNVPADSAVAENGIGQFEINLMHSDDPLKAADDALFFKRIIKGVARKHGFAATFMAKPYGMRSGSGMHMHFSVIDEDGNNVFDDGTPEGSAIMKHAVAGLTRGMAESTLLFAPHYNSYRRLRPDTHAPTSISWGYENRTAAIRIPGGNNKARRIEHRVAGADANPYLVMAAILGAALVGIRNKWEPPAPVSGRAYLSQLPRIPSEWGSAVTAFENGSIVSEIFDADLRSMLIACKRQEIAGFAEQVTDFEFSAYLEIV
- the thiQ gene encoding thiamine ABC transporter ATP-binding protein, whose translation is MPDTAIRLADVTVRFAEKRLAFDCAIPAGAAVAVAGPSGAGKSTLFNVIAGFEKPESGSVMLLGEDMAGRDPAERPVSIVFQDNNLFAHLSIADNVGLGIDPGLKLDSAARQRVFAALARVGLGGYERRLPGSLSGGERQRVALARALVRRRPILLLDEPFAALDPAMRAEMAGLLLELRTETKSTMLFITHQPEDIRRLAERVIFLEAGAIVVDAPARDFLSRRDPPAVAKFLGHSAL
- the thiP gene encoding thiamine/thiamine pyrophosphate ABC transporter permease, whose product is MIFARAERTGLRVAGGLALGGVLLFVGVATALLLGHAGGSAAPLFDAYIGRVAQFTLLQAVLSTLLSLSLAIPVARALARQRAFPGRVWIIRLSVVPLGLPALVAALGVIEIWGRQGFVNDLLRLAGLQNPVSVYGLTGILIAHVFFNLPLAARFLLAALDRIPPEYWLSSANLGMGSGAVFRLIEWPVIRRVLPGIAGLVFMLCATSFTIVLTLGGGPAATTIEVAIYQALRFDFDPERAVLLAFLQIAVTASLLWVISLFDRPPEEGMTAGRAIRRFDGHRRRLADGLIILVFTVFTAAPLVATLLSGLAADFGKLATDPLLHRAFLTSLLISLASASLSLAIALPVVLVPRLAEAGDAGAATRLMGRALPAVGSLILLVPPVVVATGWFLALRAFGETGRFAPAVVTVLNALMALPFVVRVLEPAYRTHLSRTARLALSLGITGIRRFLRIDWPALKKPFLTAFAFAMALSLGDLGAVAIFGADGFVTLPWLLFSRMASYRTADAAGIALILGVLCLLLTLPSTAPERTTERPGPDA